The nucleotide window CAAAGTGGTTTTATGAGCGGGCCCGCGGGCAGTATCTGCAGAAGCAGATGCGAATGACTGCTGGTGAGAAAAAGAAGTTTCTGCTCCAGAATCCGAAGAATCAGCTTATAACGAAAACTGATCTTGCCAAGGTTCGGAACACTTGGCAGGGGCTACCTTATATTGTAAGTCGTGGCGCGCAAACAAACTTTGCTGAGTTTGCGAAAACGACAAATGACGAGTGGGAAGCATCTGATGACGGACTTGTTTTCAATGAGAAGTATTTTCAGGAAAGCGTTGCTTTAGTCCTGATATTTAGATATAGTGAACTGATGGTGCCGCATCAGTCATGGTATTCCCAGGGTTATCGTGCCAATATTGTTACCTATACCATCGCTCTTTTTCATATGCTTATTCAGAAACAGTTTCCGGGAATGGATTTGGATTTGATGAATATCTGGACACGTCAGAACGTCCCGGATGCTGTTGCCAACGCTCTTACCCATCTATCAGAGCTTGTTTATGATAAGCTGACCGATCCCCAAAGAGGAGTTGAAAACGTCACCCAGTGGTGCAAACAAGAAGGATGCTGGAAAAGCGTTCAATGTATTGAATACAGATTATCACCTGAAATTGAGGCATGCCTTATTGGGCGGGAAGAGCGAAAAGCCGCTGAAAGGGAAGCTAAAGCTGACCAGCGAATTGTTTCTGATTCGGAAATTATGACTAAGATTATAGAAATTTCTCAGACGCAATGGCAAAATGCCCTGGGTTTTGCTACGAGCAGGCGGATAATTATGCCTGATGAACATACTGCTCTGCGAATTGCATGCCAGATACCTCAAAAAATGCCGACCCCAGTTCAATGCAAAAAACTTCTTGTTGTACTGGAACGGTTACAAGAGGAGGGATTTAAATTATGAGTTCTGATACTGAAACTAAGTTCAGTGCTGTGGATTTGTTTGCCGGCGCAGGCGGCCTTAGCTATGGATTCCTTCAAACAGGCAGATATTACATAAAGGCAGCCTTTGAAAACAATCTCAATGCTCAGAAGACTTATAAGCGTAACCACCCAAATGTGGTGGTTTATAATGATGTTAGCGATGCCCTCAGTGATGAACTAAAAGAGGAGCTCGGCCAAGTTGATGTTGTCATTGGAGGACCACCATGCCAAGGGTTCTCTAATGCAAACCGGCAGAAGAATCATGCTATCAGCCAAAACAACTCACTTGTAAAAAAGTTTGTTCACACCGTGCTTCACCTGAATCCGATGGCCTTCGTGATGGAGAATGTAAGCATGCTTCGGTCAGATATTCACCGATTTTATGTGGATGAAACCGATGCGGAAACCATAGAAAAATATAGCATTAAAACCACCCCATCGGAGATTCCGCTTCTTGAGGCCGAGTTCGTGTTTCCGGGCGTTACAGACATTGTAAAAAACATGGCACAGATATCAAATTATCTTTGGAGTGAGAAAGACTATTTATCACTCAATGCGGTATTCAAAACCCGCAATAATCCTGATAAATTGTGTGCTTCGCTTAGAAAACATAAGAACAGGCTTCTTGCTCTCGCGAAGAACCTCATTGGATCCATTGACGAAAAAGACCCTGTCTTGAAACATGCTCATGCCGCAGGAACTGCAGTACAGAGTTATTACGGCACTGCTGAAACCTATGAGGCCGGTTATGAACTTTGTAAAGCGATAAAGCCGGCAATTATGCTGCAACGTATGTTCTCAAAAGCTAAAGAAATATTGGATAACCGCATCGTGGTCAACAACTATTCAACCGAGAATGGGCTTGTTGCTCATGTTACTTCGATGGCGGTTATTGACTATGTTAAATCCATTTTAGAAGCTTCCAGCACTGGGTACTGTATAAATAACGGTGTTTTATCATCTGCGGACTTTGGTGCGCCTCAAAAACGTATGCGCTTTGTTCTGCTTGGCGTAAAAAAGTCCATATGTGAAGATGTTATACTCCCAACTGGCACATTGTCTGAAACAAAATACCGTACAGTTAAAGATGCAATTAATGATTTGGAGGAAATTGCAACGGCAACTGAAGTGTCTGACGGTGACCAAGGAGTACAGTTGCCTGATGCTCCAAAAGACATAAGTGAGCTTGGAAAACAGTTGCGGGATTCAGAAATTCTTTGCAATCATGTCTCTACTGCAACAACCACAGACGCACTGAAGCGGTTTATGGCGATTAAGCAAGGGGAGAATTTCCACAGCTTGCCGGCGGAACTCAAAACCACTTACTCCGATACGGAGCGCACACAGAATACCATTTATCTGCGCTTAAAGTATGATGAACCGTCTGGCACAGTTGTCAATGTCAGAAAATCTATGTGGATCCATCCAGTGAAGCATCGCGCCCTCAGTATTAGGGAAGCAGCACGTTTACAGACTTTCCCTGACAGCTTTGTATTTTGCGGAACTAAGGATTCGCAATACCAACAAGTCGGCAACGCAGTACCACCGATGCTGGCAAAAGCGATAGCAGATCATCTATGCGGCTATCTGGATTGTAGAAACAAATAGTTAATTAGGGGTTGCTGAAGCCCCCAAAAACCCTTGAAAATACTGCATTTATAGCACTTCTGTGATATAATAGGTACATGGAAAAAAGCATTTTCCTAGCAAAAAACGTGCACTTTGGGAGGCTGACTCATGTATAAACATCACGAGCGCCAGATGATTATGCCTGAAGATTTTTATATGCCCTTTGGTGGAAAACTGGATCCAAATAATCGCTGGTGCAAACTTGCAGCGATGATTCCGTGGGCAGATGCTGAGGATAAATATAAAAAGCATTTTGGCCGAAAAAACGGACAAACAGCCTACTCGGTGCGCGTTGCCTTAGGATCACTGATAATCCAGCAACAGAAAGGTTTGTCCGACAGAGACCTAGTGGAGGATATCTCGGAAAACCCTTACCTGCAGTACTTTATCGGGTACTCTGGTTTTAGCTTTAAGAAACCATTTGATCCTTCCATGATGGTTCATTTCCGTAAACGGCTGGGTGTAGACATTATCAATGAAATTAACGAACTAATCGCCACTAAGTCCGCTAAACCGAAAGATAAAGACCCTGATAGTGATCCGCCTGGGGGTAGTGGTTCCCCTGAAAGCAGCAATAAGAAGGCGGTGCCAAATTCTGAGGAAAATGCCGGAACTCTGATATTGGATGCAACATGTGCGCCAGCTGATATCCATTACCCGACTGACCTTTGGCTGCTTAACGAAGCCAGAGAAGCGTTAGAAGAAATTATTGATGTTTTGCACTAACCCCATGTTGGACAAAGAAAGAAGCCACGTTCGCACCGCAGAAAAGCCCGGAAGAACTACCTGAAAATTGACAAGAAAAGGCATAAAACTGCAAAAGAAATTCGAAAAGGCATCGGCCAACAGCTCCGCTATATCAAGAGAGACCTAACAATAATTGCTTCTCTTGTTACCAAAAGCCCGC belongs to Actinomycetota bacterium and includes:
- a CDS encoding AIPR family protein — its product is KWFYERARGQYLQKQMRMTAGEKKKFLLQNPKNQLITKTDLAKVRNTWQGLPYIVSRGAQTNFAEFAKTTNDEWEASDDGLVFNEKYFQESVALVLIFRYSELMVPHQSWYSQGYRANIVTYTIALFHMLIQKQFPGMDLDLMNIWTRQNVPDAVANALTHLSELVYDKLTDPQRGVENVTQWCKQEGCWKSVQCIEYRLSPEIEACLIGREERKAAEREAKADQRIVSDSEIMTKIIEISQTQWQNALGFATSRRIIMPDEHTALRIACQIPQKMPTPVQCKKLLVVLERLQEEGFKL
- a CDS encoding DNA cytosine methyltransferase, which translates into the protein MSSDTETKFSAVDLFAGAGGLSYGFLQTGRYYIKAAFENNLNAQKTYKRNHPNVVVYNDVSDALSDELKEELGQVDVVIGGPPCQGFSNANRQKNHAISQNNSLVKKFVHTVLHLNPMAFVMENVSMLRSDIHRFYVDETDAETIEKYSIKTTPSEIPLLEAEFVFPGVTDIVKNMAQISNYLWSEKDYLSLNAVFKTRNNPDKLCASLRKHKNRLLALAKNLIGSIDEKDPVLKHAHAAGTAVQSYYGTAETYEAGYELCKAIKPAIMLQRMFSKAKEILDNRIVVNNYSTENGLVAHVTSMAVIDYVKSILEASSTGYCINNGVLSSADFGAPQKRMRFVLLGVKKSICEDVILPTGTLSETKYRTVKDAINDLEEIATATEVSDGDQGVQLPDAPKDISELGKQLRDSEILCNHVSTATTTDALKRFMAIKQGENFHSLPAELKTTYSDTERTQNTIYLRLKYDEPSGTVVNVRKSMWIHPVKHRALSIREAARLQTFPDSFVFCGTKDSQYQQVGNAVPPMLAKAIADHLCGYLDCRNK
- a CDS encoding transposase gives rise to the protein MYKHHERQMIMPEDFYMPFGGKLDPNNRWCKLAAMIPWADAEDKYKKHFGRKNGQTAYSVRVALGSLIIQQQKGLSDRDLVEDISENPYLQYFIGYSGFSFKKPFDPSMMVHFRKRLGVDIINEINELIATKSAKPKDKDPDSDPPGGSGSPESSNKKAVPNSEENAGTLILDATCAPADIHYPTDLWLLNEAREALEEIIDVLH